A genomic stretch from Scatophagus argus isolate fScaArg1 chromosome 19, fScaArg1.pri, whole genome shotgun sequence includes:
- the LOC124050790 gene encoding trace amine-associated receptor 1-like translates to MEPRVTINGTSTVKDIHPCYESHNTTIVFTSNPSIICVLLYVFLGSMSVVTVCGNLLVVIAIIYFKQLHVPTNYLILSLAMTDLFVGVVVFPFSMAFTVTSCRFNPALFCQVRGSIDVTLTTASILNLCCISIDRYYAICQPLTYRSKLTHHVIGIMLLLSWGVAAIIGIGIMMVSFNREKCGNSCVIDTVLSTILACVFSFYMPVIIMLSIYLKIFLVAQKQANSIQNTTCQTTKSGATVSKMERKATKTLAIVLGVFLLCWTPFFFCLTFLSAINARVSLPVFETLNWLSLSNSMLNPFIYAFFYSWFRSAFRMIISGKIFQGDFTNTKLL, encoded by the coding sequence ATGGAGCCAAGAGTGACTATCAATGGGACTTCAACTGTTAAGGACATACATCCCTGCTATGAATCACATAATACAACTATTGTATTTACAAGCAACCCCTCCAtaatatgtgttttattatatGTTTTCCTTGGTTCAATGTCTGTTGTGACAGTGTGTGGAAATCTGCTTGTAGTGATCGCCATCATTTACTTCAAACAGCTCCATGTCCCTACTAACTACCTCATACTGTCTCTGGCCATGACTGACCTGTTTGTAGGTGTTGTAGTCTTTCCTTTTAGCATGGCGTTCACTGTAACCTCGTGTCGGTTTAATCCCGCTTTATTTTGTCAAGTTCGGGGAAGCATTGATGTTACACTGACTACAGCTTCTATTTTGAATTTATGCTGTATTTCTATTGACAGATATTATGCAATATGTCAGCCTCTCACTTATAGAAGTAAATTAACTCATCATGTTATTGGGATTATGCTCCTGTTGAGCTGGGGAGTTGCTGCCATAATTGGAATTGGCATCATGATGGTAAGttttaacagagaaaaatgtggaaacagtTGTGTAATTGATACTGTATTATCAACCATCCTAGCATGCGTTTTCTCTTTCTACATGCCAGTCATTATAATGCTTAGTATCTACCTGAAAATTTTCCTTGTTGCCCAAAAACAGGCAAACAGCATTCAGAACACAACCTGTCAGACCACAAAGTCTGGAGCAACTGTCagtaagatggagagaaaggccACCAAAACTCTAGCTATAGTTTTGGGAGTTTTTCTCTTATGTTGgactcctttctttttttgtttgacatttctgtctgctATTAATGCCAGAGTGTCACTCCCTGTGTTTGAAACACTCAACTGGCTTTCCTTATCAAATTCAATGCTCAATCcatttatttatgcttttttcTACAGCTGGTTCAGGTCAGCTTTTAGAATgatcatttctggaaaaatatttcaaggtgattttacaaacacaaagctcCTTTGA
- the LOC124050596 gene encoding trace amine-associated receptor 1-like: protein MEPRVTINGTSTVKDIHPCYESHNTTIVFTSNPSIICVLLYIFLGSMSVVTVCGNLLVVISIIYFKQLHVPTNYLILSLAMTDLFVGVVVFPFSMVFTVTSCRFNPALFCKVRGSIDVTLSTASILNLCCISIDRYYAVCQPLTYRSKINDRVVGIMLLLSWGVAAIIGIGIIITGISQGKCEEDCSVKALLSTTLACVFSFYIPVITMLSIYLKIFLVAQKQANSIQNTTCQTTKSGATVSKMERKATKTLAIVLGVFLLCWTPFFFCLTFLFAINARVSLSLFETLNWLSLSNSMLNPFIYAFFYSWFRSAFRMIISGKIFQGDFTNTRLL, encoded by the coding sequence ATGGAGCCAAGAGTGACTATCAATGGGACTTCAACTGTTAAGGACATACATCCCTGCTATGAATCACATAATACAACTATTGTATTTACAAGCAACCCCTCCAtaatatgtgttttattatatattttcctCGGTTCAATGTCTGTTGTGACAGTATGTGGAAATCTGCTTGTAGTGATCTCCATCATTTACTTCAAACAGCTCCATGTCCCTACTAACTACCTCATACTGTCTCTGGCCATGACTGACCTGTTTGTAGGTGTTGTAGTCTTTCCTTTTAGCATGGTGTTCACTGTAACCTCGTGTCGGTTTAatcctgctttattttgtaaagTTCGGGGAAGCATTGATGTTACACTGAGTACAGCTTCTATTTTGAATTTATGCTGTATTTCTATTGACCGATATTACGCAGTGTGTCAGCCTCTCACTTatagaagtaaaataaatgatcgTGTTGTTGGGATTATGCTCCTGTTGAGCTGGGGAGTTGCTGCTATCATTGGAATTGGCATCATAATCACAGGTATTAGTCAAGGAAAATGTGAAGAAGATTGCTCAGTTAAGGCTTTATTGTCAACAACTCTGgcatgtgttttctccttttatATCCCAGTCATTACAATGCTTAGTATCTACCTGAAGATTTTCCTTGTTGCCCAAAAACAGGCAAACAGCATTCAGAACACAACCTGTCAGACCACAAAGTCTGGAGCAACTGTCagtaagatggagagaaaggccACCAAAACTCTAGCTATAGTTTTGGGAGTTTTTCTCTTATGTTGgactcctttctttttttgtttgacgTTTCTTTTTGCTATTAATGCCAGAgtgtcactctctctgtttGAAACACTCAACTGGCTTTCATTATCAAACTCAATGCTGAATCcatttatttatgcttttttcTACAGTTGGTTCAGGTCAGCTTTTAGAATgatcatttctggaaaaatatttcaaggtgaTTTTACAAACACAAGGCTCCTTTGA